In Daphnia magna isolate NIES linkage group LG7, ASM2063170v1.1, whole genome shotgun sequence, a single genomic region encodes these proteins:
- the LOC116926069 gene encoding mediator of RNA polymerase II transcription subunit 8 gives MQREEKQLDAALEALLQRINDLKTSIRTLLFRLENEYASLSWPSFLDSYAVISGQMNTLLKVMKNDKTPLLRNLIVLPLVLSPDPDEELKQATEGRVVAFSHDITPDMLRTKPDPDVEQRQNQFEQRASQVPPETAQKQINALNKVVNHVLEQITHSREDWENEATVRAAAAQTCVTADTHTLIAAVGLGKNLKTLPIAAPAQPGPGRAQAGPAPGKTTSTIKTTIKAASQVHPYNR, from the exons ATGCAGcgagaagaaaaacagttgGACGCTGCCTTGGAAGCACTTCTACAACGGATAAATGATTTGAAGACTTCAATTCGAACTCTTTTATTTAGATTAGAAAACGAATATGCGTCCCTTAGTTGGCCTTCATTTTTGGACAGTTACGCCGTCATATCGGGCCAG ATGAATACATTGCTGAAGGTAATGAAAAATGATAAGACCCCGCTTTTGAGGAACCTGATTGTTTTACCTCTTGTCTTGAGCCCTGATCCAGATGAAG AACTCAAGCAAGCAACAGAAGGGCGTGTTGTTGCTTTTTCACATGACATAACACCAGATATGTTAAGAACAAAACCTGATCCGGATGTGGAGCAGCGACAAAATCAGTTTGAGCAACGAGCCTCACAG GTTCCACCAGAGACAGCTCAGAAACAAATCAATGCATTGAACAAAGTAGTTAATCATGTGCTGGAGCAAATCACACATTCCAGAGAGGACTGGGAGAACGAAGCTACTGTAAGAGCTGCGGCCGCTCAAACCTGTGTAACGGCTGATACGCACACTCTAATTGCAGCAGTGGGTTTGGGAAAGAACCTCAAAACCCTTCCCATAGCTGCTCCAGCTCAGCCTG GTCCTGGACGCGCGCAGGCTGGTCCGGCTCCAGGGAAAACAACAAGCACTATAAAGACGACTATCAAAGCCGCCAGTCAAGTGCATCCATACAACAGATAA